Sequence from the Rutidosis leptorrhynchoides isolate AG116_Rl617_1_P2 chromosome 3, CSIRO_AGI_Rlap_v1, whole genome shotgun sequence genome:
agtacatcgacatgagtcatactcttgaccaatgtcttgatctggtcctacggtaattctccatgtactttgtagtatttccgatgggttcataccttgaccaatgtataaacacagataattaattacctaataattgtcgactttataaaaggttttaatcacgtttattggtggaaggacgataataacgaggtttaatatcatagacagaatgtgacgacccgggaatttccgaccaaatttaaacttaatctctatatgatttcgacatgataagcaaagtctgtaatattgagtctcgaaattttgaactgtgtttatgtattcaattatccttcgaccatttccgacgattcacgaacaactaattgtaaatagatacatgtatatttaaaaatatatatatataataataatttaaaatattatttgaaataatatataatttattggaaataaatatgtaaaatgatatGCGATGTAATTAAAACTATtacaataaacatatatatatatatatatatatatatatatatatatatatatatatatatatatatatatatatatgtatatatatatatatatgtatatatgtatatacatatatatatatatatatatatatatatatatatatatatatatatatatatatatgtatatacatatatatatgaatattacttgtaaatattaattgtaaatatatatatatatatatatatatatatatatatatatatatatcatattaaatccaattgtttaaaaatatataatatatttatgtagTAAATCTTGCTattaaaaactgtttatatatatatagaaggtatattaaatataaatgcttttgagcttaatttgtcaaagtttgtattGCTCGGTTGACCTTTCGTTAGCGTTCCTATaaatttaacatgagtttatgaaggattaaaataaaagttggagcgtaaagtgattacgaagattttaggtttgttaaaaatattttttacttttttagtttaaattttaggactccgtacatattatttggtacagaaaataaataattaccgaacctttttgatcaagtttcaaacagttaatgactgaaataaataaatggatttaaCTTTATAATATGGGATTTTTAtgaattaaatttatccgtaactgtttagcaatggacacgagatAATACCCAAGCTAAGTATCGGTAGAATTAACAGTTTATATCCCATGAGTGACTATTATTGGGTTACTGTGCTTCACTTTCTACCTACCTAAAACTTTAATATGTATCATAAGCATATgcatatattaatatatacatataagtatGATCACCATAAGCAAAGATCACCCTACCACTTTCCTCCATCCCTTTCTTCTCCAACCGAGACTATCATCACCTTCATCATGAACACCCACTTCAACTGCGAGCACCACCACAGCTCCACCAATACCGCCACCACCAACATCATTATTTTCTTCGAAAACCATCAAAACCCATCACCACATTTCTTGCTTCCTTCGTGAATTAAACAATCGCAAACTATAACTCGTTTCTTGTCTGTTACGATTACAAAAACGAAACCAGGAACCACCCTTACTTCCTTTCTCCctacatctctctttctctctctaaaacctgCAACTCTTATATTGCAGCCATGTTCTCATTGTTCTATGCGATGAAGATGATGAACCGAGCCACACCATCATTTATAACCTGCTGTTTCTGTTTACTACCCACGAAAACCATCACCAAAACCCACCATTATTGAACACCCAATACTATTCATCATCACCTTCGTAAGCCACCACAACGAATCGTATATTTTTGCTGCTAGTTTGTTACGGTTTCTGCAGAAAAACATCACCACAAAACTTATTGAGTAATCGATATTTGATCCTGTAATTGGCTTTTGCTTTTGTCGTTTCACCTACAACAGTAACGTAATTTTTGTTATTAAATTTCTTCTACCAATTAGAGGCCCAACAGAGATTATTGTTAGGCCCAACTATTTAGTTATGGTCCAACTAGAATTAAGATCTAACTACCGCTGGACAAATCTGTTTTATCACTTCGTTTTTTTTATTATTGATCGTATAGTGGCAAAGATAATaacgaacgatgatgatgatgatggtcttttataatagaagatgatgatgacggatatatgataataatgatgattatgatcgtgtttacggtttggtgatgatgataaaTGATGTGAGTGATGAaataagtttgatgataatgagttTCTTTTCTTTTAGAATGATTATGATATTAGCGAAaaagattaagatgatgatgtttaGTTAGTAGATGAAGAAATGAGGATGTATGCAAGGGACGGGTCTGTAAGATTTTGAGAAGAAGAAGAGACAAACAGGATAGATAGGTTAAAAGAAAATAAGATCGATAAATTAACAGAAAAACAAAACAGCTTGGATGGTTTGGGTGTGTATTGGGTTAtctagaggtcatgggttcgaaaccaggattgtgcatattttttttttcaataaaaGCTGTCATAAGGGTGTGGGCCTACTGGGCCGAGTCCTTGCTTAACATATTGGGCCATATCAATTTTAAGTTGGGCCGAAACCCACTGATATTATGATGATCGTGATTGTGGAACAATATTGATAATGTTAGATTATGTTGATAGAATTATGATGATGATTGGATTATGAAAATGAAAACAGTTAAGGGTTAAGAGGATTTTAGGAGATAAATTAAAGCAGAAATGGAGGAGCAGAGGGGTGGTTAGGTATGGTTAGGTGTGTTTAGTTTAAtcaagaggttgagggttcgatcCCAGGCAGCgacgtttattttatttttttaaaaggccTATTACAATAAGGTAGCCTTTctattttttttgttattattattatcattattattatcattattattattattattattattattattattattattattattattattattattattattattattattatcattttaccattacaaatattatttaaagtattattataattactagttttaataaaacaattgatatatagatatatatatgaaaataaaattattatatataacataacaaaatttataattttacttatttaactatataaaaagaatataagttatcaatataaaaagtataacattaatattaatatagatatatttgttaattataagtacgtgttttaatatatatacaaataatataggttcgtgaatccgaggccaatcctgcattgttcagtttcgtcgtatgaatatttttactacaaaatattggattgtgagttcatttgattcccttttactctttacatttttggaactgagaatacatgcgctacttttacaactgttttattaaatgcttttgaaatacattttgaactgcgaatacatgaaatacttttataaatgtttgacgagatagacacaagcaaaacattcctcgaatgaattatgtggacgtgataattgccaccattgaattatgtgaacgtgataattaccacaattgatatgaatattttttcccctgattattattgcttgataacctaagaattagggaacatcactaattttgagaattagtgcacgcctaattgtcgcgaatcctaaaggtagctatcgggtttaacacccccacccagaatgttcactagacggaagggctagtgggagtggtgtttagtacttcgaagtttatatgattattatacagacgagatgttctgttttggggatattattatgcgcattatatgttaaggtcggttaccaagccaagctatgaaagcaatgaaaagtgaatgttatgtatcgagagaatgattttatacacaggttatgtgtatgttatttttatgcacgagatatgtgtacggttactaagatttatgaaagatgatttcgtacacgagaaaggtgtactgtatttaaaagatatcgcatgtgcattacaggtggataaaggattcgggcccatttgtaccatgcaggatttaaatcttgtggtctatcaaaatgatgaattttattgttttatgataaacctatgaactcatcaaccttttggttgacactttaatgcatgtttattctcaggtttgaaagaaatcttccgctgtgcatttgcccgttttaaagatattacttggagtcattcatggcatatttcaaaagacgttgcattcgagtaattaagttcttcaagattgataagaagtcattgatagtttgatatattatgaaatggtatgcatgcctgtcaactttcgatgtaatgaaaagttgtcttttaaaaacgaatgcaatgtttgtaaaatgtatcatatagaggtcaagtacctcgcgatgtaaccaaatgtaatgtattcgtccagatggattaggacgggttgttatacagaaagcgagtacgaaacgataatcatccctaactaacattattaaatcatggcaaacaatcaaacaattactcacacatcatggtaacaggcatttctaatattaataaatcacaaacatctaacaagaatattataatgaattaataaaagaaaggatagatattaccgaatactgtcggcagaataacacttgtatttcttcataatatccgtagcgttacaatgctcgatagcttctactactaactacatactaatctcctattgatcactagagaatgacaatagagagataattacatttcctaatctctgtacttttctctctctagaatctagagagagaaagaaagtagagagagaactaatctcctatagatcactagagagcgactatagagagatatttgagagagaagtgaagaattggtgtgttgaaatggtgggatgaagcctCCATTTATAGAAAATgcttggtggcaaaattgtaattaaattgctgaaaaacccctggcaggccgtttggcaaggggtttagcaagccgtttgccaaggccgtttTTGATGCCCGTTTGCCCGGGCAAGCCGTTTTCGGTGCCCGTTTGCTGGCAGGCCGTTTTcattatggcaagccgtttggcaagggtTTGCTAGATCgtatcttgtctttcaccgttttcgctctagaatcttccttttagctccgtttttgacgattcttacgcccacgcgttcgtaattgaatatcctacaacatgagattaagtaaataaacttttcctataaaataagttatttaaacgcgagttaatcgtcttagccggttttgctcgtttttgctcgtttttcatccgtttttagtgattcttgaaacatagcctttgtaattactaaatctaccaaattaaccaataaagtgattattttggccataaagtttggaactttatggttttagggctcaatatcgggagtaaaaacgtgactttttggccgatatcaacacTTCCTCCAAAAACTATAAAATTTTCCGTTGATGACTCAAAAGCCAATCCGGATGACCTGAAGGTTTCATTTTCATACCACAAATCTAAAAGGATATTTTGGATGTGTAGGTAACTTCGGATTCCCATAATTACGCATATGGGTCAAAATAGGCCTTTATGACCCAAATATGTCAAAATTTCCACCTTAACTCAAAGGTGGAAATTAATCTGTTTGTTCTGTTGGTATAATGGGTCAAAATTTTCACCTTAACCCAATAAAGGCGCTTATACAACCAATATAATATGTTTGTTCAGTTGGTATATGTATTGTAGTTGATTATGAaactaaatatgatattattacagTAGTTATTATAGTATTGCATGCAAAGTATACAAATGTGTATTGttatataataattttagtagtgtaTGCAAGTGAGAAGTACAAATTGACTAATTACACACATGTACGAACATCCTAACTTATCATATATTGGACATTTTTCGAGATTACAACAACGGGCCAATCAAAACCGGAATCATTAGTACCCGATTGTTCATTAGAAATATCACTACTACAATTACCCCCTCTTTGTCTCTTTCTCGTCAACATTATACTATCAAACACTATTGTGCCACAAACAAAAAAAATGTGCAATAACATAGACAACAAAATAGAACAAATAAGAAAGCAACAGAATAAACATACAAACTATCTACAAATAACCATCAcaacataaaaataacaataaacTATCTCCTACAGAGCAACATACATTACCTTGTCCAAGGAAAAACAACCACAACAAattcaatttcaagtcaaaaaaatGGAAGCACAACTTATTAACAACAAAAATAAAGCAAATCATAAGTATCACCACATCATATTCAAATAAAAAATGAACCAAACATAAAAGGATGGTCACTTAAGTTGAAACACAGCCATCATCGCATATTCaacaatatcaacaacaacaacaacaatatgaaTGTCAACAAGTTATGGTACAATCATTACCTAAAAATCGAAAGAAAGAATTGAAAACTTAACCCAAGTCGAAAATCAAAACAAAAACCCTAAAATCGACCTCCAAATTCCACCACAAAAAAAGaacgaaaaaaaaagaaaaagaagataCATACCTGAATCTGCTAATGCAATTGATCCCGGCCAGTGAGGAGTTCGTAACATTGAGTATTCGGCTTTGTGCGAGCGGTGCTGATGGCGGCAGAGGAGTTGGTCGCTACTGGCGGCATAGGAGGCGATTAATTTGGTAGAAAAGTGAAGCGTGTTTATTGTAGGGCAAAATTTTGAAAAAAAGTTGAGGGGTGTTTAACTTAAGGAAAAAAGGTTGGGACAGGGATGTCGTTTCTCCTGGTTCGACGGCACAAAATGGGGTGCCATTTAGTATATAAGAAAATTAATGAGATTTTATTAAGTGACATGCAAGTTAGACGTTGTTTTCGGGAAGAAGGGAAAGACTATTAGTGAAAGAGGCTCTTCACGTAAGAAGTGAAAACTACAATTTCCATACATGCAATTTTGTAGATACCAAAGGACCATCCATGTAATTACTCCTATATACTACTCCGTAGTTGTCAACCTCGGTAAATATTGTTCATTAcggcaatttggtctttttattAATACATATACGCTATATATTTTATTTTGTGAAACGCTTAATACAAATAATATTGTTCCAGCTCAACTGGTTGAGACTTTGGATCTTATGCAGGAAGGTCGCGATTTCAAAATTATAGGTTTTTACACGAAAATATAAGATGTTTAAAAATTCACATCGACGTAAATTTCTTTTCCGTACGTAGTAGCATATGCCTGTAATGAAGCATGTCATTGCACAACAATTGTTTTGTCTAAATACCACCACGGAACCGGTGGCGAATGTAGTGTTTGGGTTGTGGCGTCCTATGACTCCACTAAAAAAAGATTTATACactataggaccccatatatttttataaactatgaTTTTTTTGATAAACAATTGTTAAAGTacccttcaaatataattagttttgaaatttTTATGAGACCTCATTAGACTCTTATCCTAGATTTGCCACTCCACATAATTAATCATTACAATGACAATTTAAACTAGCTTCAACTGAGTGAAACAACTAAGAGGTTTTGTATACATGTTTCCTTATCAACTAAAGTACAGTAATTATTTAAACGTTACCCATTGGAGAGAATTTAACCGGAACCATCCCCATGTAcctataaatgggtcgaaatgatCACCTTTAATCATTTAACTGTTTCTAGCAACCATGGAATAAGATTTGGAAAGTTTCCAACTACTCAGGCTGCTGCATATGAAACTTGAGAAGGAGTGTCTGATTCTATATCTCTTAACAAACCAATTTTCAGATTAAGTGACAGAGATTATGTGACAAAGAAACAAAAGTTTTACTtactaaattaaaaatagaaactgtacagaaagagatcattaagtggAAAGTAAACATGCCTACTACTACAAGAGGTAGTTGATAGCCACCTTCTTGACACACTGTTGAAATATGTAGGTGACAAAATGGGTGGGTCGAGCAGTTGGTAACAAGTCAATATGGAGCTGGGCTAAAACAGGTATATAATACAAAATTGATATAGTGAGTATGTTCACAAGTATTAAAAGAATGTTCCAATTTTTATTGAAAATGATGTAGAACGCAGTTAACAATTGATTACGTAATGGGATACTTTGACGCAGGATGCAGAATCGAATTCTGATAACCCTAATCCAAAGGTTGATATtgaggatgaaacctcaagagaaaaAAAGACCCTAACAAAAGTAAAGCTTTTACACTTCTTTTATTAATAGTCGAATACTTACCAATGCTAAGAATAATAATAAGCGAAGCTGATTCGTGGCAGTGGCAGTTGGCATCTAGCGGGATCTTTACGGTTAAAAAACTGGCGGGTTTGATTGATTCAAAACTAATTATCACAGGTTCCAATGTCATCGAAACTTTGTGCAACATTCTTGTCCCGAAAAAAGTGGGTATTTTTGTGTGGAGAGCGATGAGGAAGCGCCTTCCGGCTTTAAAGGAATTGGATAATCGGGGCATCGACCTACATTCCACTCGTTGCCCCCTTTGCGACGATGATGTAGAGTCGGTGGACCATTGTCTAATTTTCTGCAAATTCGCGCTTGACGTATGATATAAAGTTTTCAATTGGTGGGGCATTAACATTAGTGCTTCTCTAAGCATTAGGGAAATGTTCCTTGCGAATCCGAGTACTACAATGTCTCCCTTGGGATCGAAGATTTGGCAAGTGGTAATTTGGGCATGCGGCTATCTTATTTGGCGTAATCGAAACCAAAAGGTCTTCAATAACAAGTGTTGGAATCCACCCGTTGCATTATGTGAGATTCAAGTAAAGTCTTATGAGTGAATCGCGAAAAGGTGTAAATCATCGAAGATTGATTGGCATAGTTGGTTACACAACCCTCGTGTTTTTCTTAATTGTTAGCTTAACCTCTTGTTAGATTAACAATTCGCGAATTGCTTGTAACTGTTTCACTGTATCGTTGAGGTGGCTGGCATATTTTGCTGGGCCATTAATCTGTTGTATTATTGTTTTTGAGTACTAATGAAATAcctgcttttccaaaaaaaaataataataagcctagtatttatatttatttatatcaaaAGAATCCTAATTAACCTAAGAATCTAATTCCTAATTTATTCCTAAACGGGATACAAAATTGTTCCCAATCTTGTCCTCATAATACATTAACCCCATCATCCGGTCTTACTCTTTTGCCTTTAATTAAAATCTTGAAGTTTACCCTTCAGCATTATAATAAAGCCCAAACCAGCTATCacataaatgggttgaaattgccactTCTATTGCAATATGAGTTTACACAACAGGAATACAAACTTGCAACATGTTTCAATGATTGAGACAGTTATGTAAATCAAAATACAATAAATTTCAGTAACTTTTTCACATGAACAAATGAGTATGGCATCAGTTCATAAATCACAAACCTAGAAGATCATAGTCattgaatgataacctactgtaagaaaatcGAAAAGTTCTTATAAGAATTGCAAATGACCACTTAAGGTTTGAACTTTTAAAATTTTCTCATGATTTTTACAAAGGATGCAAATTAGAAGTTATTTTTCGTCTAAATAGAAGTTGATTTTATCATATTTTCTAAAGTTTTCTGTTACAGTCATTGCCTTCAAAACTATAAAAATTCAGCAGAAGATGTGATCAAAGAACTTTTCATGTACAACAAAATGCAAACAACTTAacagaaaataagaaataaaacttTATAAGTTGATAACATCATAATAACTAAAACTAAAAACACTCTGACCTTGCATTAACAATATCATCTTCACCCAAATCCAACTTTAAATTCTCATCACCCGAGCAAAAACACTGATTCCTCAACCGTCTGTTTTTCAAAATAACTTTCGATTCTTTTACCAAAGCAATGTACTTTTTCCTTACTTCAGCTAAAGGATGAACCTTTATAGCCGTTTTATCACAATACGCTTCTTTCAATATCGCAGTGCACGTATTATTCCTTAAAGATAGATAAAACACATGCGGATGTCGCTCAAACGCCTTATGAACCTTTTGTGGTAATCCCAAATACTTTCTTAATATCAAAAGTCTCTTCCTTTCAGCAGAATGTTCAACAAACAAACTAAGCAACTCATGGAGCAAACCCACGACCCGTTTCTCAGCCACGTCACTATCCGGATCCAAATCCGGGTATTTCTCATACGGTGAAAAGTAAGGAACTTTTTGAAACCCATCTAACCAATCCAAAATCTTTGACCTTAATCTCAACCCTTTAGACGGAAACAATGGAATCGAAACAGGTTCCATTAGTCCACCATTATAAACACCATTCTTAAATGCATTCTTTTGAATTACCGACAAAATCTTTTCGCCTTTTTCCGCTTCCAACACAGTTAACCCTTTCAACCCATCTCCCATATCCACAACCCTAAAAcacccatcaacattttcttctaaaTTTCGCAAATAATCGTCTGGTAACCCTAAATACCACAACAGACCTTTAATTATCTTTAATGGCAACCTATTCTCAACACTCATCAATATCAACCTCTTTAATCTATCCTCTAAATCATCCTTAAAGTCCCTATAAACACTTTGTTCTTCATTATTAATTACAACAGCTTCTGGGGTTAACCTAAACCATGGTAGATTATATTCGGGTCCTGTAAACTCTTCGAAAACAGAAGGGTACATTCTAAGAAACCTAGCAACTTTCATGGGTATATCTAATTGTAACCCTTTTTTTGAAACATCAGAGATGGGTATGCAGCCTTGTGGAGATGCAATGATGCAATTCTTTAAAGCAATAATGGGTTTGAGTTTGATTGATTTGTGTATTGATTCAATTGAGTCAAAGTATGGATCTTTTTTCCATTTCATGTATACATTTGTGTAATTGTGCTTTTGGGTATGTaaaaaattgagtgtgtgttggttTAAGAGTGCAAAAAAAGGTGAATTTAGTGATAAAGTTGAAAGCTTTTTGAGATTTTGTCTATAAATTTGATCAAGAATCATCGTTTAATGACCGTACTAGATAGAGGTTGAATAGAACATTTAAAACTAATTGAACCCTAGTGATGAAATCAACAAATAAACCGTAGTTCGACTGTTCGAAGCAGAAATGGTTAAACTCAAATACTTCTTCAAAACAACTTCTCTAGCTTTACGATCAAAAAAACGACTAACTGCATACTCTATGCAAAATCCACGTAAGCATAACGTGTGAAAAAAATTACTTATCTTAGTTGTTTGATGACGGATTAAGTTGAGGAGTAGCAACGGCGATGGCGGAAGAGAATAGGTAACGGCTGTGAATGAAGATATATAGAGTCGGAAGAAATTTAAAGGATTTGGTTTGGTTGTTTGTGAATGTTCGAAGTATCTCGGCGAGTTGATATTTACGGTAAAACCTCTGTAATTTAATCCTTGATAAATTAATAACGtcgataaaatgaataatttgtTCGATTCTAACTTGAGACCAGTACAAAATTCAACCccaatcgataaaataataagataataatttttttgaaaTCTCAATGTAAATATATTGGTCTCAtcgaaactataaattaataattacaaATATATTCCAAACTTTTAGGATTTTCTAGTAAAAAATAAATCTATAGTGATCGATCTAGAtgtgattttaaaatttatcattataCATTATATTGTTATCAATCTAGATCTATGTACATTGAACTTGACAAGTTCTTTTACGTGTGAATGTACGTACATGAGAATTTTGAAGGTCCTAGTTTATGCTTTATTCAAATAGATAAAGTGAACGGACATAGTAATTTCAAATGTCGATGCATTATTTTGAGAGTTGCTCATAAAATATAAGCtaattttttaaattaataatttattaatttatcgacataataatatctcgctaaattaataaaatatgcCGGTCCCGACATTATTAATTTATACAGGTTTTACTGTAGATTAAAGTTTTTTATAGTTGCACCTAAATTCCCTAAACTACCCCTAATGATGTTTTTTTACAAAACTTTTTTGTTGGACATTATTGAAGTATAATTGGAAAATAGCATGGAATTATCAATTTGAATGTTGGAAGTATCGCCTCCATTTTTTAGGTGGTTGTTTGGTTCACTTAATCTTTGTTTGTTCCGGGCTATTTGTTGGTTATTGTTTTTGACCCGGTTTGGTTTGACTCGGTTTAGTTAGCATTAGCTCGAATGTTAGAATTAATTTATTGCTCTCAAGTTTTGCCGTTTTAATTATATTCTTGTTTCTCTTTTTCATCAATGAAAGGGCTtaggcagtgttgtaaatctctcgagatctccccgagatctcatttttagaaagcaaccgagacgagatgttcatctcccgagatttctcggtcaacggggtcaaacttcgtcaaagccacgatttctcggatttttttgctaatttgtaagattttattgtaaaattcgtaatttctaagattttctcgctcatttctcggatatttttgtaaaatctcgtaaaaaacgtatataaatatacatatatttatgtttttatgtatatttttattaaaaaaaactataaagtcaacataagtcaacgtccgagatcttcccgagattattccgagatgccgagatctccctaaaaaagttcaaacgagatctccccgagatccgaattctccaaccttgggcTTAGGTATAAAGTTCTCGATGGTGAAATCGCCACCGATGTGGTCAATAACACACTAGAATCTCTATTAACAAAACTAAATCAAACTCCTTTTTTCTCTATCTATTGAAATGTGGATACTCTCTCTTTTTGGCTAATAAAATTTGTTTTTAAAATTTCCGTTTGAATTTTCAACCTTTCAAACTTGATTTTTTTATTCCGCTAGCTGGAATTAACCTCCTCACTTACTCAACTTCAACAACTTCAAATATCAACCACCACCCTCCTCCGTCATTGTTTTCTCCTTCTATGCCTCAAGCAAATTATCCTCCACTTCAAATTTCTCTCACCTCTTCCAATACTCTTTCTCATATTAACCACATTCCTCAACAAATCAATTTTGATTTCTCCAACCCATAAGTTCCACCCCTCCCCCATTCTTAGGTCACCATTTATTTTCGGTTAGCATACTGTCAAACTTAATCATAATGG
This genomic interval carries:
- the LOC139898771 gene encoding protein WHAT'S THIS FACTOR 9, mitochondrial, with the translated sequence MILDQIYRQNLKKLSTLSLNSPFFALLNQHTLNFLHTQKHNYTNVYMKWKKDPYFDSIESIHKSIKLKPIIALKNCIIASPQGCIPISDVSKKGLQLDIPMKVARFLRMYPSVFEEFTGPEYNLPWFRLTPEAVVINNEEQSVYRDFKDDLEDRLKRLILMSVENRLPLKIIKGLLWYLGLPDDYLRNLEENVDGCFRVVDMGDGLKGLTVLEAEKGEKILSVIQKNAFKNGVYNGGLMEPVSIPLFPSKGLRLRSKILDWLDGFQKVPYFSPYEKYPDLDPDSDVAEKRVVGLLHELLSLFVEHSAERKRLLILRKYLGLPQKVHKAFERHPHVFYLSLRNNTCTAILKEAYCDKTAIKVHPLAEVRKKYIALVKESKVILKNRRLRNQCFCSGDENLKLDLGEDDIVNARYFISTQKQ